A portion of the Camelus ferus isolate YT-003-E chromosome 16, BCGSAC_Cfer_1.0, whole genome shotgun sequence genome contains these proteins:
- the PRKAR1A gene encoding cAMP-dependent protein kinase type I-alpha regulatory subunit, giving the protein MASGSTASEEERSLRECELYVQKHNIQALLKDSIVQLCTARPERPMAFLREYFERLEKEEAKQIQNLQKASSRADSREDEISPPPPNPVVKGRRRRGAISAEVYTEEDAASYVRKVIPKDYKTMAALAKAIEKNVLFSHLDDNERSDIFDAMFPVSFIAGETVIQQGDEGDNFYVIDQGEMDVYVNNEWATSVGEGGSFGELALIYGTPRAATVKAKTNVKLWGIDRDSYRRILMGSTLRKRKMYEEFLSKVSILESLDKWERLTVADALEPVQFEDGQKIVVQGEPGDEFFIILEGSAAVLQRRSENEEFVEVGRLGPSDYFGEIALLMNRPRAATVVARGPLKCVKLDRPRFERVLGPCSDILKRNIQQYNSFVSLSV; this is encoded by the exons ATGGCGTCTGGCAGCACTGCCAGTGAGGAGGAGCGAAGCCTCCGGGAATGTGAGCTCTATGTCCAGAAGCACAACATTCAGGCACTGCTCAAGGATTCTATCGTGCAGTTGTGCACTGCCCGGCCTGAGAGACCCATGGCATTCCTCAGGGAATACTTTGAGAGGCTGgagaag gagGAGGCAAAACAGATCCAGAATCTGCAGAAAGCGAGCAGCCGTGCGGACTCAAGGGAGGATGaaatctcccctcctccccccaaccctgtgGTAAAGGGCCGCAGGCGACGAGGTGCTATCAGCGCTGAGGTCTACACGGAGGAAGATGCTGCGTCATACGTCAGAAAG gTTATACCAAAAGATTATAAGACAATGGCTGCTTTAGCTAAAGCCATTGAAAAGAATGTGCTGTTTTCACACCTTGATGATAACGAGAGAAG TGATATTTTTGATGCCATGTTTCCGGTTTCCTTCATTGCTGGAGAGACTGTTATTCAGCAAG GTGATGAAGGGGATAACTTCTATGTGATTGATCAAGGAGAGATGGAT gtCTATGTCAACAATGAATGGGCAACCAgtgttggggaaggagggagcttTGGGGAACTTGCTTTGATTTATGGAACACCTAGAGCAGCCACTGTCAAGGCAAAGACAAATGTGAAATTGTGGGGTATCGACCGAGACAGCTATAGAAGAATCCTTATG GGAAGCACGCTGAGAAAGCGGAAGATGTATGAGGAGTTCCTTAGTAAAGTGTCTATTTTAG AATCTCTGGACAAGTGGGAACGTCTCACAGTAGCTGATGCATTGGAACCGGTCCAGTTTGAAGATGGGCAGAAGATTGTGGTGCAGGGAGAACCAGGGGATGAGTTCTTCATTATTTTAGAG GGCTCAGCGGCTGTGCTGCAGCGTCgttcagaaaatgaagaatttgttGAAGTGGGAAGATTGGGGCCTTCTGATTATTTTG GTGAAATCGCACTGCTGATGAATCGTCCCCGTGCGGCCACCGTGGTGGCTCGTGGCCCCTTGAAGTGCGTTAAGCTGGACCGACCTAGATTTGAACGTGTTCTTGGCCCGTGCTCAGATATCCTCAAACGAAACATCCAGCAGTACAACAGTTTTGTGTCACTGTCTGTCTGA